The following proteins come from a genomic window of Blastocatellia bacterium:
- a CDS encoding VWA domain-containing protein: protein MKYQLFQSILLKLRSRLIGAIFFFLALLIIVPILEAESYEIFDQSFEFKTGGTVKIDNLSGEVKIEVWAEELVHVVAKKVEPAGHPVALSDIAFFNTRNQIQIKTQPAEKTTRIDLTVYIPRNTSLRIITSSGAVQIKGAIASALVETSAGNIKLESPASQDADLVATTTNGTIKAEIPIETYGTPSSKAVQGKLNSGGNPVILRSNAGNIQLSPLQYELDKDVATIPAVSPISSSGDPNNYYSGNNSNSNNRNNNSVNDDSLFGGAPPTVSRRPNNNNNNDNYQPYTYGGSYGGSSSANPGNQPSNNSSRGGNSSNADIFGAGRKSDGTSNTVDAGNLGVNRNSSNSDIDSQGGVGVRIIPPPGANRPQQNNDSNNQNNQNNQYNPNNSSNPNNQNYPAQPPPLQRRKNSISGNTSNNDSSQNNQYNPSNDSSRVNNSPSNNNNSPSNNNDFDDVASNRPNNGSAPTIRRDNSNNSNNSNNTASNNDGSDDDTIKIDTKLVSLNVSVMSRDGRAITNLKQNDFYVFEDGIQQKIEHFESVNTPFNLVILLDLSGSILDKIDVLRRAVLRFIETSKPQDRIAIVSFTRSVQVVCELTNDRQLIKQRLQYMTMPKGGTAFYEATWFTVTQMFKQYPGERNAVVLLSDGVDNSISVTYPIPSRVTFDQVLRKVQESGVLVFPIYLDTERENVSQDIEGPESYVLARRQLGALAETSGGVYFKADRPDNLEGVYEKVAADLRTLYSVGYYPTNSTRDGSWRKLKVKIDKPDLAVRTRRGYYAN from the coding sequence ATGAAATACCAACTCTTTCAGTCGATTTTATTAAAGTTAAGATCGCGTTTAATAGGCGCGATCTTTTTCTTTCTTGCCTTACTTATAATTGTTCCTATCTTAGAAGCAGAAAGCTATGAGATTTTTGACCAAAGCTTTGAGTTTAAGACAGGTGGAACAGTCAAAATTGATAATCTAAGTGGAGAAGTCAAAATAGAAGTTTGGGCAGAAGAACTAGTTCATGTTGTAGCAAAAAAAGTAGAGCCTGCTGGTCATCCTGTTGCACTTTCTGATATAGCTTTTTTTAATACCAGAAACCAAATTCAGATAAAGACCCAACCAGCCGAAAAAACTACTCGTATTGACTTAACTGTCTATATTCCTAGAAATACTAGCCTAAGAATTATAACTAGTAGCGGAGCAGTACAAATTAAGGGAGCTATTGCAAGTGCATTGGTTGAAACCTCTGCTGGTAATATTAAGCTTGAATCCCCTGCATCACAAGATGCTGATTTAGTAGCAACTACAACTAATGGAACTATTAAAGCTGAAATACCAATAGAAACCTATGGAACGCCCTCTAGCAAGGCTGTTCAAGGCAAGTTAAATTCTGGTGGAAACCCTGTAATTTTACGTAGCAATGCTGGAAATATTCAATTGTCGCCTCTTCAATATGAATTAGATAAGGATGTTGCAACAATTCCTGCTGTTTCACCTATAAGCTCTAGTGGAGATCCTAATAATTATTACTCTGGCAATAATAGCAACTCTAATAATCGCAATAATAACTCTGTTAATGATGATTCTCTTTTTGGTGGCGCACCTCCAACAGTAAGCCGACGACCAAACAACAATAACAATAATGATAACTATCAGCCTTATACTTATGGTGGTAGTTATGGTGGTAGCAGTAGTGCCAACCCAGGGAATCAACCTAGTAACAACTCTAGTCGTGGAGGCAATTCTTCAAATGCTGATATTTTTGGGGCTGGCCGAAAATCCGATGGCACAAGCAACACGGTTGATGCTGGTAATTTAGGGGTAAATCGTAATAGTAGCAACAGTGATATAGATAGCCAAGGTGGTGTTGGAGTAAGAATTATTCCTCCCCCTGGTGCTAACAGACCTCAACAAAACAACGACTCTAACAACCAAAATAACCAAAATAATCAGTACAATCCTAATAATTCCAGTAACCCTAACAATCAAAATTATCCGGCTCAACCTCCACCATTGCAACGTCGTAAAAATAGCATTAGTGGTAATACTAGCAATAATGACAGTAGTCAAAACAATCAATATAATCCATCAAATGATAGTAGCAGAGTAAATAATTCTCCTAGTAATAATAATAATTCTCCTAGTAATAATAATGACTTTGATGATGTTGCTAGTAATCGGCCAAATAACGGCTCTGCACCTACAATTAGGCGGGACAATTCTAATAACTCTAACAATTCTAATAATACTGCTAGCAATAATGATGGATCTGATGATGATACAATAAAGATAGATACTAAGCTTGTCTCACTTAATGTAAGTGTAATGTCTCGTGATGGACGAGCAATTACTAACTTAAAGCAAAATGATTTTTATGTATTTGAAGATGGTATACAACAAAAAATAGAGCATTTTGAATCAGTTAACACCCCATTTAACTTAGTCATCCTGCTAGATTTAAGTGGAAGTATTTTAGATAAAATAGATGTTTTACGTCGTGCTGTTTTGCGCTTTATTGAAACCAGCAAACCACAAGATAGAATAGCAATAGTTTCCTTTACTCGTAGCGTCCAAGTAGTTTGTGAGCTTACTAACGATAGACAGCTAATTAAACAACGTTTGCAATATATGACTATGCCAAAGGGGGGAACAGCCTTTTATGAAGCAACTTGGTTTACTGTCACCCAAATGTTTAAGCAATATCCTGGCGAGCGTAATGCTGTAGTTTTATTATCTGACGGTGTAGATAACTCTATCAGCGTTACTTATCCAATCCCATCCCGTGTTACTTTTGATCAAGTTTTAAGAAAAGTTCAAGAATCTGGAGTTTTAGTTTTTCCAATATATTTAGATACAGAAAGAGAAAATGTTAGCCAAGATATTGAAGGGCCAGAAAGTTATGTACTAGCACGTAGGCAATTAGGAGCATTGGCAGAAACTTCTGGAGGAGTCTATTTCAAAGCTGACCGACCTGATAATTTAGAAGGTGTTTATGAAAAAGTAGCAGCAGACTTACGAACACTTTATAGTGTAGGTTATTATCCAACTAATTCAACAAGAGATGGTTCATGGCGTAAGTTAAAAGTTAAAATTGACAAACCTGATTTAGCTGTAAGAACTAGACGCGGTTATTATGCAAATTAA
- a CDS encoding universal stress protein: MYPFQNILFSTDFSNNSKSALKYAAAFARQHNATLFIHNSQEASLPPNALKLSERALSDGNHQWLITIKKELENLAHSHLLTGLKVELILTEGNPKEEIPRVIRDHGIDLAAIGTTARPGLGGALGSTALSVMGQASCPLLFTRQPLHDFVYYKKSETNIALNRILFATSLSDTDDSAKRLAFALAHAHQAELTILHSIGSFLGYIQAVSLTKIIDVEDRVRSDASERLSQLAKEAGDVVAETLLTEGSCADEVLRVATEKDVDLIVIGTGKPNGTNTLPGREAERIVRHACCPVLTIRHGTIA, encoded by the coding sequence ATGTACCCGTTCCAGAACATTCTCTTCTCTACGGATTTTTCTAATAATTCTAAAAGCGCGTTAAAATATGCGGCAGCTTTTGCACGTCAACACAATGCAACATTGTTTATACATAATTCTCAGGAAGCAAGTCTTCCTCCTAATGCGTTAAAACTGTCTGAACGAGCATTATCAGACGGCAACCATCAATGGTTAATAACTATTAAAAAAGAATTAGAAAACTTAGCGCATTCCCACTTGTTAACAGGGTTAAAAGTAGAATTAATACTTACAGAAGGAAATCCCAAAGAAGAGATCCCCCGCGTTATTCGCGATCATGGTATTGATTTAGCAGCTATTGGCACAACAGCACGACCTGGGCTAGGTGGTGCATTAGGTTCAACAGCCCTTAGTGTTATGGGCCAAGCAAGTTGCCCACTATTGTTTACTCGTCAACCTCTACATGATTTTGTTTATTATAAAAAATCCGAAACCAATATTGCATTAAACCGCATCTTATTTGCTACTAGCTTATCAGACACTGATGATAGTGCTAAACGTTTGGCTTTTGCTTTAGCACATGCACATCAAGCAGAATTGACTATATTGCACTCAATAGGTTCATTCTTAGGCTATATTCAGGCAGTCTCATTAACTAAGATTATTGATGTGGAAGATCGTGTACGTTCAGATGCTAGCGAAAGATTATCACAGTTAGCAAAAGAAGCAGGTGATGTTGTAGCAGAGACTTTACTTACAGAAGGAAGTTGTGCTGATGAAGTTTTACGTGTAGCAACAGAAAAAGATGTTGATTTAATTGTTATTGGCACAGGTAAACCTAATGGTACTAACACTTTACCAGGGCGAGAAGCAGAACGAATTGTTCGACATGCATGTTGTCCTGTTTTAACTATTCGTCATGGTACAATTGCTTAA
- a CDS encoding DUF1926 domain-containing protein, which translates to MWTAERVWESNLVSAISETGIKYTILDDTHFAMAGLRDNQLFGYYITEEQGQTLKLVPSSMRVRYLIPFADPQETIAYLRGLWETAEHDLLVAMGDDTEKFGVWPKTYQLCYKKQWLDRFYQAIAKESDWLETVKLGDYLEQSEPNGQIYLPTASYAEMMEWSLPAKVSQEFVDLKHMLGDSEPEKKLAQYLQGGYWRNFLVKYRESNLIHKKMLQVSQRLHRLYQYYHRYNEPICLTQSDNPKISCLKEAYDYLLQGECNDAFWHGVFGGLYAPHLRSTSLMALIKAEHLLDKVEFAEQTNWITSREFDFDGDGINEVEIHNSGFAAVYDNKEGGLSVLDFKTRNFSLINSLQRKEEAYHQRVKEIGLEEAAEELEANSELNNKKIENLVEKTKEATQLANNDNEEDDVETIHGIAKVKEKGLDKFLVYDKYPRNSFSVYALATETSLSDFATQQLDGKVLLAQSGHLTLTELEKACEFTVKHTLNLAKINLAETIELEQTFIFQGNSDTITSKLFLKDNFAGRLAVEFNINLLAGDAHDRYFRFGDEQHRLNWQGVVKKQDQLSLTDEYFRLAVKLNSNKAVDWWIYPVFSVSQSEEGFERVYQGSSIIVVLLANQANTDPIEISLTAIAI; encoded by the coding sequence ATGTGGACGGCTGAAAGGGTATGGGAAAGTAATTTAGTGTCCGCTATTAGTGAAACAGGCATTAAGTATACTATCTTAGATGATACTCATTTTGCTATGGCAGGACTACGCGATAACCAACTATTTGGCTACTATATTACAGAAGAACAAGGACAAACTCTTAAGCTTGTTCCTTCTAGTATGAGAGTACGCTATTTAATCCCATTTGCAGATCCACAAGAAACAATCGCTTATTTACGTGGGCTTTGGGAAACAGCTGAGCATGACTTGCTAGTAGCAATGGGCGATGATACAGAAAAATTTGGTGTTTGGCCCAAAACTTACCAACTTTGCTACAAAAAACAATGGCTAGATAGGTTTTATCAAGCTATTGCTAAAGAAAGTGACTGGCTAGAAACTGTTAAACTAGGTGATTACTTAGAACAAAGTGAACCTAATGGACAAATATATCTACCTACTGCTAGTTATGCAGAAATGATGGAATGGTCTCTTCCTGCAAAGGTTTCTCAAGAATTTGTAGATCTAAAACATATGTTAGGTGATAGCGAACCAGAAAAAAAATTAGCCCAATATTTACAAGGCGGTTATTGGCGAAACTTCCTTGTAAAATATCGAGAAAGTAACCTAATCCATAAAAAAATGCTCCAAGTAAGTCAACGCCTCCATAGACTTTATCAATATTATCATCGATATAATGAGCCAATTTGCTTAACTCAGTCTGATAACCCTAAAATAAGTTGCTTAAAAGAAGCCTATGATTATTTATTGCAAGGCGAGTGTAATGATGCTTTTTGGCATGGGGTATTTGGTGGGCTTTATGCTCCACATCTTCGTAGCACTTCGCTGATGGCATTAATTAAAGCAGAGCATTTACTAGATAAAGTAGAGTTTGCAGAGCAAACCAACTGGATTACATCGCGTGAGTTTGATTTTGATGGAGATGGAATTAATGAAGTAGAAATTCATAACTCAGGCTTTGCTGCTGTTTATGATAATAAAGAAGGTGGTTTATCAGTTCTTGACTTTAAGACTAGGAATTTTAGCTTAATTAACTCTTTGCAGCGAAAAGAAGAAGCTTATCATCAGCGTGTTAAAGAAATAGGTTTGGAGGAGGCTGCCGAAGAGTTAGAAGCAAACAGTGAGTTAAATAATAAAAAAATAGAAAATCTAGTAGAAAAAACTAAAGAAGCAACACAGTTAGCAAATAATGATAATGAAGAAGATGATGTAGAAACAATTCATGGAATAGCTAAAGTAAAAGAAAAAGGGTTAGATAAATTTTTAGTTTATGATAAATATCCTCGTAATAGCTTTAGTGTCTATGCTTTAGCTACAGAAACAAGTTTATCTGATTTTGCTACTCAGCAATTAGATGGAAAAGTTTTACTGGCTCAATCAGGGCATTTAACTTTAACTGAGCTTGAAAAAGCATGTGAATTTACAGTTAAACACACATTAAATCTAGCAAAAATTAATTTGGCAGAAACTATTGAATTGGAACAAACATTTATTTTTCAAGGAAATAGCGACACAATAACAAGTAAATTGTTTCTAAAGGATAATTTTGCAGGTCGTCTAGCTGTTGAATTTAATATTAATTTGTTAGCTGGAGATGCACATGACCGTTATTTTCGCTTTGGAGATGAACAACATCGCCTTAACTGGCAAGGTGTTGTTAAAAAACAAGACCAATTAAGCTTAACAGATGAATATTTTAGGCTAGCAGTTAAACTAAATTCAAACAAAGCTGTTGATTGGTGGATTTACCCGGTTTTTTCTGTTTCACAATCTGAAGAAGGTTTTGAAAGAGTTTATCAAGGTTCATCAATTATAGTAGTTTTACTAGCAAATCAAGCTAACACAGACCCAATAGAAATAAGTCTTACAGCTATAGCTATTTAA
- a CDS encoding 2OG-Fe(II) oxygenase, with translation MDNANSPISEKYKNLDLLINSELLTIKKDFPWTHFILDNFIETTSFKQFQKAIFSKQHTFSIQENDPHQIQFAVLEYIPLAKIFYSVEFKSILETLSNTKLTINTKNYVQLRHMDPDSPEFPPHIDDMGFRSVVTIYYLSPDWKEDFGGQLCLHKNKIGDEDQTVFINPIENRLVIFFSDDTNWHSIKKVYDWERYTILSEWLVKEKK, from the coding sequence ATGGACAACGCAAATAGCCCAATTTCTGAAAAATATAAAAACCTTGATTTACTGATAAACTCAGAGCTTTTAACCATAAAAAAAGACTTTCCTTGGACACATTTTATTTTAGATAATTTTATTGAAACAACTTCTTTTAAGCAGTTTCAAAAAGCTATTTTTTCTAAACAACATACTTTTTCAATTCAAGAAAATGACCCTCACCAAATACAATTTGCAGTATTAGAATACATACCTTTAGCTAAAATTTTTTACTCAGTAGAGTTTAAGTCTATTTTAGAAACCCTTTCAAATACAAAATTAACTATTAATACTAAAAATTATGTTCAATTAAGACATATGGATCCAGATTCTCCAGAATTTCCACCACACATTGATGATATGGGGTTTAGATCAGTAGTAACAATTTACTATTTATCTCCTGATTGGAAAGAAGATTTTGGAGGACAACTTTGTCTTCATAAAAACAAGATTGGGGATGAAGACCAAACAGTTTTTATTAACCCAATTGAAAATAGGTTAGTAATATTTTTTTCTGATGATACCAATTGGCACAGCATTAAAAAAGTCTATGACTGGGAAAGATATACAATTTTAAGTGAGTGGCTTGTTAAGGAAAAAAAATAA
- a CDS encoding enoyl-CoA hydratase/isomerase family protein: protein MPKILVTKQNHITTITINRPEQKNAIDQEAAELLMQAWLDFRDDDNQYVAILTGVGDTFCAGADLKSYVTQAKSFPWSKNKLRRFIYNGPGYMGYTRQTDIFKPIIGAINGGAFAGGLELACLTDFRIASETAEFGVLCRRWGVPLVDGGTQRLPHIVGLGHAMELIITGKRIDVHHAYRIGLVNEITPANELMNRVYKMAEEICSFPQTAIRTDKQALLNGLGTTLDEGLRIEAQLGQYALASEDMEEGLKAFQERRKPNFSQTD, encoded by the coding sequence ATGCCTAAAATCTTAGTTACTAAGCAAAATCACATTACTACTATTACTATTAATCGCCCAGAACAAAAAAATGCTATTGATCAAGAGGCAGCAGAATTACTAATGCAAGCTTGGTTAGATTTTCGAGATGATGATAATCAATATGTAGCAATACTTACTGGAGTAGGAGACACATTTTGTGCTGGTGCAGACTTAAAAAGTTATGTTACTCAAGCAAAAAGTTTTCCTTGGTCAAAAAATAAGCTACGTCGATTTATTTATAATGGCCCTGGCTATATGGGCTACACTCGTCAAACAGATATTTTTAAGCCTATAATTGGTGCAATCAATGGTGGGGCATTTGCTGGCGGCTTAGAGCTAGCCTGTTTAACAGATTTTCGTATTGCTTCAGAAACAGCTGAATTTGGCGTATTATGTCGGCGTTGGGGTGTTCCTTTAGTAGATGGTGGAACTCAACGATTGCCACATATTGTAGGCTTAGGCCATGCAATGGAGTTAATCATCACCGGCAAACGTATAGATGTTCATCATGCTTACCGTATTGGCCTAGTTAATGAAATAACTCCAGCTAATGAGCTTATGAACCGTGTTTATAAAATGGCTGAAGAAATTTGTTCTTTTCCACAAACAGCTATCCGCACTGATAAACAAGCTCTGTTAAATGGCCTTGGTACAACACTAGACGAAGGATTACGTATAGAAGCCCAGCTAGGACAATATGCTTTAGCAAGTGAAGATATGGAAGAAGGATTAAAAGCCTTTCAAGAAAGGCGAAAACCAAATTTCTCTCAAACTGACTAA
- a CDS encoding DUF962 domain-containing protein gives MASFVEEYKAKHQHPINKLTHTIGIPMIVISLVVVFFNWKLGLTLFIVGWILQFIGHSFEGNMPAFFSNPIYLLIGPLWFLKKVFGSGIEAKPQTQQNK, from the coding sequence ATGGCTTCATTTGTAGAAGAATATAAAGCAAAACATCAACACCCAATTAATAAACTTACTCATACTATTGGTATCCCAATGATAGTTATTTCACTAGTAGTAGTTTTTTTTAATTGGAAATTAGGGCTTACTTTATTTATAGTTGGTTGGATTTTGCAATTTATTGGTCATAGCTTTGAAGGTAATATGCCTGCATTTTTCTCAAACCCTATTTATCTATTGATCGGCCCTCTTTGGTTTTTGAAAAAAGTTTTTGGCAGTGGTATTGAAGCTAAACCGCAAACACAGCAAAATAAATAA
- a CDS encoding sigma 54-interacting transcriptional regulator → MSAEPSLSIERTLQLYERKLQMYAARERILERINPEINKAIDLDKFLQATVTELGKMMGVDRCDIMVLRKDAELKIGHEYRADNSVASSLGLSLPVDFQSLSRSIKLTAPIAINDTQNSNNFLFRQITEKVQTRSLLVVPISLASEPLGFLGFHQCQFVRSWVKDEIEFVESIARLIAVGYQYTRIYQEKEKEAEINKVLLEIANDINVQRDLSTITAHTVKRSLSLLKADFGCLGLLDSAKQIYFDAVSPATADRVTSFFSKSLIPLPLNDYPLLKRSFADKRTLVIQDTDTTEISKFYLQKLFIGQAALIVPLLINERVLGILALIWSEASRAFTDFEVKLAEGIASQIAIAMEREQLSTEVLQLRRELKGQQANKMLIGSSEKIRQIITMALDVAETNSTVLLEGETGTGKEVLATLIQQNSSRREGPFVKVNCGAIAESLMESELFGHEKGAFTDARNRRIGLFEEANFGTLFLDEVGELSPAAQVKLLRVLEDSTFTRVGANETIKVDVRIIAATNVDLKEAIERGRFRADLYYRLNVYPIRLPALRDRKEDIPLLAMHFLELHSKNTGKPFSGISDDALQLLKAYDWPGNVRELDKVIQRAAISAKSRVLTVTDFLSIEAFQSLVTEKSTEKLKLEIELGTPIEIVERRLIEQTLAYTQGDKSRAANMLGIGRKTLYRKLEEYQKEK, encoded by the coding sequence GTGTCAGCCGAACCAAGCTTATCTATTGAGCGAACATTACAGCTTTATGAGCGCAAACTACAAATGTATGCAGCACGAGAGCGAATACTAGAAAGAATTAACCCAGAAATTAATAAAGCTATTGACTTAGATAAATTTCTACAAGCTACGGTAACTGAATTAGGTAAAATGATGGGAGTAGACCGTTGTGATATAATGGTCTTACGTAAAGATGCAGAATTAAAAATTGGTCATGAATATCGTGCTGACAATTCTGTTGCTTCTTCTTTAGGCTTAAGCTTACCTGTAGATTTCCAGAGTTTAAGCCGTTCTATTAAATTAACAGCACCTATTGCAATCAATGATACACAAAACTCTAATAATTTTCTTTTCCGCCAAATAACAGAAAAAGTGCAAACTCGTTCACTCTTAGTAGTCCCAATCAGTTTAGCTAGTGAACCTTTAGGCTTTCTAGGCTTTCACCAATGTCAATTTGTCCGTAGTTGGGTAAAAGATGAAATAGAATTTGTGGAATCCATTGCAAGATTAATTGCTGTAGGCTATCAATACACTCGTATTTATCAAGAAAAAGAAAAAGAAGCTGAAATTAATAAAGTTTTACTAGAAATTGCTAATGATATAAATGTACAACGAGATCTATCTACAATAACAGCACATACAGTAAAAAGATCTTTATCGCTTCTTAAAGCAGATTTTGGTTGTTTAGGTTTGCTAGATTCCGCTAAACAAATCTATTTTGATGCAGTTAGCCCTGCAACAGCAGATCGAGTAACTTCATTTTTTAGTAAAAGCCTTATTCCTTTACCACTAAATGACTACCCTTTACTAAAACGTTCTTTTGCAGATAAGCGAACTTTAGTAATACAAGATACAGACACAACAGAAATTTCTAAATTTTACTTACAAAAACTTTTTATAGGCCAAGCAGCTTTAATAGTTCCTCTTTTAATTAATGAGCGAGTTTTAGGAATTTTAGCTCTGATTTGGTCAGAAGCTAGCCGAGCATTTACAGATTTTGAAGTAAAGCTAGCTGAAGGTATTGCTAGCCAAATTGCTATTGCTATGGAACGAGAGCAATTATCAACAGAAGTTTTACAACTAAGACGAGAGTTAAAAGGCCAACAAGCTAATAAAATGCTGATAGGTTCAAGCGAAAAAATTCGCCAAATCATTACTATGGCACTAGATGTAGCTGAAACTAACAGCACTGTACTTTTAGAAGGCGAAACCGGAACAGGAAAAGAAGTATTAGCTACTTTAATTCAACAAAATTCTTCTCGTCGTGAAGGGCCTTTTGTAAAAGTAAATTGTGGAGCAATTGCAGAAAGTTTGATGGAATCAGAACTTTTTGGACATGAAAAAGGTGCTTTTACAGATGCTCGTAATCGTCGTATTGGACTTTTTGAAGAAGCAAACTTTGGTACTTTATTTTTAGATGAAGTAGGTGAACTTAGTCCAGCAGCACAAGTAAAACTTCTAAGAGTATTAGAAGACAGCACTTTTACTCGTGTAGGAGCAAATGAAACAATTAAAGTAGATGTTAGGATTATTGCAGCAACTAATGTTGATCTAAAAGAAGCTATTGAACGAGGGCGTTTTCGTGCAGATCTTTACTATCGTCTTAATGTTTATCCAATCCGTTTACCAGCCTTAAGAGATAGAAAAGAAGATATTCCACTCCTAGCAATGCACTTTTTAGAGTTACATAGCAAAAATACGGGTAAACCTTTTTCTGGAATTTCAGATGATGCACTACAACTCTTAAAAGCTTATGACTGGCCAGGTAATGTGCGAGAGTTAGATAAAGTAATTCAACGTGCAGCAATTTCAGCTAAAAGCCGCGTTTTAACAGTAACAGACTTTCTTTCTATAGAAGCATTTCAATCATTAGTAACAGAAAAGTCAACCGAAAAACTAAAATTAGAAATTGAATTAGGAACGCCTATAGAAATAGTAGAACGTCGTTTGATTGAGCAAACCCTAGCCTACACGCAAGGCGATAAATCTCGTGCAGCTAATATGTTAGGCATTGGAAGAAAAACTCTTTACCGTAAGCTAGAAGAATATCAAAAAGAAAAATAA
- a CDS encoding serine/threonine protein kinase, producing MKECAYCNSCFEDDVKTCPKDNQPLIDSFAGSRVLDTKYLLETCIGRGGMGAVYRAKHVHLNRPFAIKTVLPEFASRDPQAKERFLQEAQAAAAIQHPSVVAITDFGVTSDKLFYYVMEYIEGKSLSEELRKHGAMSPERTYKIFKQVLAGVGAAHRLHMVHRDLKPSNIMLTTISNPQDDFKVLIPLNDEPEDSKAMDNELAKVVDFGLARFINSAVGRGADLQEGGLVGSPLYMSPEQCEEASSVDERSDIYSLGVILYHMLTGEVPFKGSSLTAILSAHLLKEPPPLRSIKGEIPEKIRESSLKNASEKPNLRYQSISEFAEDFESAMSVYLTPEAQKLNVIMQTIPPACEVYIDDEYRGRTGPEGKLVIKGLTAGTHQARVILKGYLEWSQSFSAASGDFNLKATLQRKEDVELAKAKPSTKPIAKKPIGSASTSEVADSVYYRSIPNQPAELSYLNAFLAVLATLATLGMVNIFEHIDPLSASISQRISIPIEPLMSSMVILTVIVFNISVLIPDTLPSYRNSIPLGRMFNFASLLLVVIIIFPLLVGIIFKFSGDTNLAPPIAWFGMRALIIVCCLLLQQRVKSKGKVGFLI from the coding sequence ATGAAGGAGTGTGCCTATTGTAATAGTTGTTTTGAAGATGATGTAAAAACTTGTCCTAAAGATAACCAACCCTTAATAGATTCGTTTGCTGGTAGTCGTGTACTCGACACTAAGTATTTATTAGAAACCTGCATTGGTCGTGGAGGTATGGGAGCAGTTTACCGAGCTAAACATGTCCATCTTAACCGCCCTTTTGCTATTAAAACTGTTTTGCCAGAATTTGCTAGCCGTGATCCTCAAGCTAAAGAGCGTTTTCTTCAAGAAGCCCAAGCCGCTGCTGCAATTCAACATCCTAGTGTAGTGGCAATTACAGATTTTGGAGTAACATCAGATAAACTATTTTACTACGTAATGGAATATATTGAAGGCAAAAGCCTAAGTGAAGAATTACGTAAACATGGTGCAATGTCTCCAGAAAGAACCTATAAAATTTTTAAGCAAGTCTTAGCTGGTGTTGGGGCTGCTCATCGTTTACATATGGTTCATAGAGATCTAAAACCTTCTAATATAATGCTAACTACAATTTCTAACCCTCAAGATGATTTTAAGGTACTTATCCCACTTAATGATGAGCCTGAAGACAGCAAAGCTATGGATAATGAGCTAGCTAAAGTAGTAGATTTTGGATTAGCACGCTTTATTAATAGTGCTGTTGGTCGAGGCGCAGATTTACAAGAAGGAGGTTTAGTAGGTTCTCCTCTCTATATGTCGCCAGAACAATGTGAAGAAGCCAGTAGTGTTGATGAACGTTCTGATATATATAGCTTAGGTGTAATTCTTTATCATATGTTAACAGGAGAGGTTCCATTTAAGGGAAGTTCTTTAACTGCGATACTAAGCGCACATTTATTAAAAGAACCTCCTCCACTACGAAGCATCAAAGGAGAAATTCCAGAAAAAATTAGAGAAAGTAGTCTTAAAAACGCTAGCGAAAAACCAAATTTACGATATCAAAGTATTTCTGAATTTGCTGAAGATTTTGAATCAGCAATGAGTGTTTATTTAACTCCTGAAGCACAAAAACTTAATGTTATTATGCAGACTATCCCACCTGCTTGTGAGGTTTATATTGATGATGAATATCGTGGACGTACAGGCCCGGAAGGAAAATTAGTAATCAAAGGTCTAACGGCTGGAACCCACCAAGCTAGAGTTATCTTAAAAGGTTATTTAGAATGGTCACAATCCTTTAGTGCTGCTTCTGGAGATTTTAACTTAAAAGCAACATTACAAAGAAAAGAAGATGTAGAATTAGCAAAAGCTAAACCTTCTACAAAACCCATTGCTAAAAAACCCATTGGATCAGCATCTACAAGTGAAGTGGCTGATAGTGTTTACTATCGTTCTATTCCTAACCAACCAGCAGAATTATCTTACTTAAATGCCTTTCTAGCTGTTTTAGCTACTTTAGCTACTTTAGGAATGGTTAATATTTTTGAACATATTGATCCTTTATCTGCAAGTATCAGCCAAAGGATATCTATACCTATTGAACCTTTAATGAGTTCTATGGTAATTCTTACAGTAATTGTTTTTAATATTTCTGTGCTTATTCCAGATACACTCCCATCATATCGTAATAGTATTCCTTTAGGTAGGATGTTTAACTTTGCTAGTTTACTATTAGTAGTAATCATAATTTTCCCTCTTTTAGTAGGAATAATATTTAAGTTTAGTGGGGATACAAACTTAGCCCCTCCTATAGCCTGGTTTGGAATGCGTGCGTTGATTATTGTGTGTTGCTTGTTACTACAACAACGTGTTAAATCTAAAGGTAAAGTAGGATTTTTAATCTAA